The following are encoded in a window of Perca fluviatilis chromosome 21, GENO_Pfluv_1.0, whole genome shotgun sequence genomic DNA:
- the cenpt gene encoding eukaryotic translation initiation factor 5B, whose translation MDPTEDLSARVLLKHILSTETPRTPITRSASKPQSSSATRTSNRLSRNDAGAQTPQDILRRSLRHKIRESITRQSLPATKRRTTSVVLRKLPSSTSMLFDDGDTPRHILKNIMLTEPVKSPVVHEKAASEEPQPSSSASSITRKRPSLELSGLDLRFNVTLFENRLKDGKDVEENEESIRDHSSLSLSSSTSLSLKTPFVDVRTEKKGLQRRVSNRRKISEEEFGAAVNKRQMAGVSSFVQLERGLSETEDFTLGQSKLSEPDITADILQCDTALYARPDAMTSSFSFVASQDKPTVLASQFQKQMEQEEQMEAEQSKLGTEKSTYSFPTEEGAEPQNEKCFSQSEKDADAAEFQKEKEKSTADGRLEDAAAMSEEEECIAESQTSVSNDTAESEEEENGVEAEKGAADSHTEEDAATRSQSEEEEPATDSQTEEGGADDSQTEEEQCGVDSQPEEDVTARSQSEEEDCAPDSQTEEEGGAGDSQTEKEIAVDLQCEEDVAARSQSEEEEDVAARSQSEEEEDVAARSQSEEEEDVAAKSEEEDDVAARSQSEEEGDVAEHQSEGKKDFCAWTSEQQEQDLEHIGQRARRSEGRLIMPVKEAGEDLADTTEAGWSDGKSKAHSSLEMESRESGQLRVGIPDLAESSTQRLKDACSTEGEPDADEENSFNLPERTHDIEESRHRSDHSPEEAAQQEEEWEDEEDEEESDEISSKTPAFVRQKMNFFQPDAQASPSVFKNIQASSSTGEAFSAPKPKQVRQRRKGPAKKEASLPKSYLMGVFKHFAKTNVSADVYPVLQDIMDKYFDRLAVDLETYAVHAKRKTIEVEDAELLLKRQGHVNDKVPVEVLIEKYLRMDQRKLLIPIATSGNVVIPKTRR comes from the exons ATGGATCCTACGGAGGACTtgtctgctcgggtcctgctgAAACATATTCTGAGCACCGAGACACCCAGGACTCCCATCACCCGCAG TGCCTCCAAACCACAGAGTAGCAGCGCAACCAGAACCAGCAACAGACTGAGCAGGAATGACGCTGGTGCCCAAACCCCACAGGACATCCTAAGACGTAGCCTGAGACATAAAATACGAGAG AGTATAACCAGGCAATCCCTGCCCGCTACTAAAAGGAGGACTACCTCAGTCGTGCTCAGAAAGTTGCCTTCCTCAACCTCAATGCTGTTTGATGATGGAGACACACCGCGGCACATACTCAAGAACATCATGCTGACCG AGCCTGTGAAGTCCCCTGTGGTTCATGAAAAAGCTGCGTCAGAAGAGCCACAGCCATCTTCATCCGCCTCCAGCATCACAAGGAAGCGTCCTAG TTTAGAGCTTTCAGGGTTGGACTTGCGT TTTAACGTAACGCTTTTTGAAAACCGTCTTAAAGATGGAAAAG ATGTTGAGGAAAATGAAGAATCAATACGTGACCATTCATCGCTTTCTTTGTCAAG TTCCACTTCTCTGAGTTTAAAAACCCCCTTTGTGGATGTTCGGACTGAGAAAAAGGGTTTGCAGAGAAGAGTTTCTAACCGTCGAAAAATCTCAGAAGAAGAATTTGGCGCTGCTGTAAATAAAAGGCAGATGGCAG GAGTGAGCAGCTTTGTGCAATTGGAACGGGGTCTTAGTGAGACTGAGGACTTCACTTTGGGCCAAAGCAAACTCAGTGAACCTGATATCACGGCCGATATCCTCCAGTGTGACACGGCTCTCTACGCCCGGCCTGATGCCATGACCTCCAGCTTTTCCTTTGTTGCATCTCAGGACAAACCAACAGTGTTGGCgtctcagtttcagaaacagaTGGAGCAGGAGGAGCAGATGGAGGCAGAGCAGAGCAAGCTGGGGACAGAGAAGTCAACGTATTCATTTCCAACTGAAGAGGGGGCTGAACCTCagaatgaaaaatgtttttctcagtCTGAGAAGGATGCGGATGCAGCtgaatttcaaaaggagaaagagaagagtaCAGCTGATGGCCGTCTTGAAGATGCTGCCGCCATGTCTGAGGAAGAGGAATGTATAGCTGAATCCCAGACAAGTGTAAGCAATGATACAGCCGAGTCTGAGGAAGAGGAAAACGGAGTGGAAGCTGAGAAAGGTGCAGCTGATTCTCACACTGAAGAGGATGCTGCAACCAGGTCTCAGTCTGAGGAAGAGGAGCCTGCAACAGACTCTCAAACTGAAGAAGGAGGTGCAGATGACTCTCAAactgaagaggaacaatgtggagTTGATTCCCAACCTGAAGAGGATGTTACAGCCAGGTCTCAGTCTGAGGAAGAGGACTGTGCACCAGACTCTCAAACCGAAGAAGAAGGTGGTGCAGGGGACTcccaaactgaaaaagaaattgCTGTTGATCTGCAGTGTGAGGAGGATGTTGCAGCCAGGTCTCAgtctgaggaagaggaggatgttgCAGCCAGGTCTCAgtctgaggaagaggaggatgttgCAGCCAGGTCTCAgtctgaggaagaggaggatgttgCAGCCAAGTCTGAGGAAGAGGACGATGTTGCAGCCAGGTCTCAGTCTGAGGAAGAGGGGGATGTTGCAGAACACCAAagtgaaggaaaaaaaga TTTTTGTGCATGGACATCAGAACAGCAGGAACAGGACTTGGAACACATCGGTCAAAGGGCTAGGCGCTCTGAGGGTAGACTCATTATGCCTGTCAAAGAAGCAGGTGAAGATTTGGCAGACACCACAGAGGCAG GCTGGTCTGATGGCAAGTCCAAAGCACACAGCAGCCTGGAAATGGAAAGCCGTGAGAGTGGTCAGCTTCGTGTTGGGATCCCTGACTTGGCTGAGTCCTCAACCCAAAGACTGAAAGATGCTTGTTCTACAGAAGGCGAGCCTGATGCCGATGAAGAGAACTCCTTTAATCTTCCGGAGAGGACACATGATATTGAAGAAAGTAGGCACCGGAGTGACCATTCACCTGAAGAAGCTGCTCAACAGGAGGAAGAGTGGGAggatgaagaagatgaagaagagagtgatg AGATCTCCAGCAAGACTCCAGCATTTGTCAGAcagaaaatgaacttttttcaGCCCGATGCTCAGGCCTCCCCTTCTGTCTTTAAGAATATTCAAGCCAG CAGTAGTACAGGTGAAGCCTTTTCTGCACCTAAACCAAAGCAGgtgagacagaggaggaaaggGCCGGCTAAAAAAGAAGCAAGCCTTCCTAAGAGCTACCTAATGGGCGTGTTCAAGCACTTTGCCAAAACGAATGTCTCTGCAGATGTGTACCCTGTACTACAAGACAT AATGGATAAATACTTTGACCGGCTGGCAGTGGACTTGGAGACCTATGCTGTTCATGCAAAGAGAAAAACCATTGAGGTTGAAGATGCTGAACTGCTGTTGAAAAG ACAGGGTCATGTGAATGACAAGGTGCCAGTGGAAGTTCTCATTGAGAAGTATCTTCGTATGGACCAGCGCAAGCTCCTGATCCCCATTGCAACCAGTGGAAATGTTGTTATCCCTAAAACGCGGAgataa
- the ndufa4b gene encoding cytochrome c oxidase subunit NDUFA4 codes for MLGVVAKQLKSHPALIPLFIFIGGGATMSMMYLGRLALKNPDVSWDRKNNPEPWNNLQPQQQYKLFTVNMDYSKLKKDRPDF; via the exons ATGTTGGGGGTCGTCGCCAAGCAGCTCAAGAGCCACCCAGCT CTCATCCCACTCTTCATCTTCATCGGTGGCGGGGCAACCATGAGCATGATGTACTTGGGCCGTCTGGCTCTGAAAAACCCTGATGTCTC ATGGGATCGCAAGAACAACCCCGAGCCCTGGAACAACCTGCAGCCCCAACAACAGTACAAA CTATTTACAGTTAACATGGACTACTCCAAGCTGAAGAAGGACAGGCCTGATTTCTAA